In a genomic window of Octopus sinensis unplaced genomic scaffold, ASM634580v1 Contig19697, whole genome shotgun sequence:
- the LOC115232168 gene encoding uncharacterized protein LOC115232168, producing the protein MIVSIIFSVFNSVLLSFSCFLFQNFIRAQDKALLSQLQQCQDNIEWLKSQRQQAAEQHELQSLTDDDSYWEDWEISEFEREEKLGLQSFNSKRFAYSNPELNQSLLATYTAKNTTLKNDIEIQLQPPE; encoded by the exons ATGATTGTCTCTATCATATTCAGCGTATTTAATTCCGTCCTTCTGTCATTCTCctgttttctatttcagaatttcattcgaGCTCAAGACAAGGCGTTGCTCTCCCAACTCCAGCAATGCCAAGACAACATAGAATGGCTGAAGAGTCAAAGGCAGCAGGCTGCCGAACAACACGAGCTTCAGAGTCTTACGGATGACGATTCGTACTGGGAAGATTGGGAGATTTCTG aATTTGAACGGGAGGAGAAGCTGGGTTTGCAGTCATTTAATTCGAAACGGTTTGCCTACAGTAACCCTGAACTGAACCAGTCCTTGCTGGCCACCTACACAGCTAAAAACACCACTCTCAAGAATGACATTGAAATCCAG